A window of Oncorhynchus nerka isolate Pitt River linkage group LG4, Oner_Uvic_2.0, whole genome shotgun sequence contains these coding sequences:
- the LOC115126130 gene encoding exportin-7-like isoform X1, with protein MLTECENLRACTLLGGVREEHEWSKMADHVQSLAQLEILCKQLYETTETGVRLQAEKALVEFTNSPDCLSKCQLLLERGSSSYSQLLAATCLSKLVSRTSNPLPLEHRIDIRNYVLNYLATRPKLAEFVTQALIQLYSRITKLGWFDCQKDDYVFRNVIADVTRFLQQDSVEHCIIGVTILSQLTNEINQADTSHPLTKHRKIASSFRDSSLFDIFTLSCNLLKQASGKNLNLNDESQHGLLMQLLKLSHNCLNYDFIGTSTDESSDDLCTVQIPTSWRSAFLDSSTLQLFFDLYHSIPPSLSPLVLSCLVQIASVRRSLFNNAERAKFLSHLVDGVKRILENPQSLSDPNNYHEFCRLLARLKSNYQLGELVKVENYPEVIRLIANFTVTSLQHWEFAPNSVHYLLSLWQRLAASVPYVKATEPHLLETYTPEVTKAYITSRLESVCIILRDGLEDPLDDAGLVQQQLDQLSTIGRCEYEKTCALLVQLFDQSAQTYQELLQSTNSSTIDITVQEGRLTWLVYIIGAVIGGRVSFASTDEQDAMDGELVCRVLQLMNLTDSRLAQAGNERLELAMLSFFEQFRKIYIGDQVQKSSKLYRRLSEVLGLNDETMVLSVFIGKIITNLKYWGQCEPITSKTLQLLNDLSIGYSSVRKLVKLSAVQFMLNNHTSEHFSFLGVNNQSNLSDMRCRTTFYTALGRLLMVDLGEDEDQFEQFMLPLTAAFEAVAQMFSTNTFNEQEAKRTLVGLVRDLRGIAFAFNAKTSFMMLFDWIYPAYMPILQRAIELWYHVPACTTPVLKLMAELVHNRSQRLQFDVSSPNGILLFRETSKMITTYGNRILTIGEVPKDQVYSVKLKGVSVCFSMLKAVLSGNYVNFGVFRLYGDDALDNALQTFIKLLLSIPHSDLLDYPKLSQSFYSLLEVLTQDHMNFIASLEPHVVMYILSSISEGLTALDTMVCTGCCSSLDHIVTYLFKQLSRSTKKRPAAMATDDRFLHIMQQHPEMIQQMLSTVLNIIIFEDCRNQWSMSRPLLGLILLNEKVQYFADLRNSIVNSQPPEKQQAMHLCFENLMEGIERNLLTKNRDRFTQNLSVFRREVNDSMKNSSYGVNSNDMMS; from the exons ATGCTTACTGAATGTGAAAATCTGCGCGCATGCACTTTgttagggggagtgagagaggagcaTGAATGGAGCAAAATGGCGGATCATGTGCAG AGCCTAGCCCAGTTAGAGATCCTATGTAAGCAGCTGTACGAGACAACAGAGACGGGGGTGAGGCTGCAGGCAGAGAAAGCCCTGGTGGAGTTCACTAACAGCCCCGACTGTCTCAGCAAGTGTCAGCTACTACTGGAGAGAGGCAGC tcttcctACTCTCAACTCCTTGCAGctacctgtctgtctaaactGGTATCGCGTACAAGCAACCCTCTTCCTTTGGAGCATCGCATTGACATCC ggaacTATGTGCTAAACTATCTGGCGACGCGGCCGAAGTTGGCCGAGTTTGTTACCCAGGCTCTGATCCAGCTGTACTCCAG GATCACCAAGCTTGGCTGGTTCGACTGTCAGAAAGACGACTATGTCTTCAGAAACGTCATCGCGGACGTCACACGCTTCCTACAG caggaCAGTGTAGAACACTGCATCATAGGCGTCACCATCCTATCCCAACTGACCAATGAGATCAACCAg GCAGACACCAGCCACCCACTGACCAAACACAGGAAGATTGCGTCGTCGTTCAGAGACTCGTCCCTCTTCGACATATTCACCCTGTCCTGCAATCTCCTCAAACAG gcgtcgGGTAAGAACCTGAACCTGAATGATGAGAGTCAGCATGGTCTGCTGATGCAGCTGCTGAAGCTCAGCCACAACTGTCTGAACTATGACTTCATCGGAACATCCACAGACGAGTCCTCTGATGACCTCTGCACTGTTCAGATCCCCACCTCCTGGAGATCAG cGTTTTTggattcctccactctccagctCTTTTTTGATTTGTAtcattccatccctccctccctctccccgttG gtgttgtCGTGTCTAGTCCAGATAGCGTCGGTGCGGAGGTCTCTGTTCAACAACGCAGAGCGAGCCAAGTTCCTCTCTCACCTGGTGGACGGAGTCAAGAGGATACTAGAGAACCCGCAG AGCCTGTCAGACCCTAACAACTACCATGAGTTTTGTCGTCTGTTGGCGCGGCTGAAGAGTAACTACCAGCTAGGAGAGCTGGTCAAAGTAGAAAACTACCCAGAAGTCATCAGGCTTATAGCCAACTTTACTGTCACCAGTTtacag cactgGGAGTTTGCCCCTAACTCTGTCCACTACCTGTTGAGCCTGTGGCAGCGCCTGGCAGCGTCTGTCCCTTACGTTAAAGCCACCGAGCCTCACCTGCTAGAGACATACACACCTGAAGTCACCAAGGCCTACATCACCTCCCGCCTCGAGTCTGTCTGCATCATCCTCAG ggatggGCTTGAGGACCCTCTAGATGACGCAGGTTTAGTCCAGCAGCAGTTAGACCAGCTCTCCACCATCGGTCGCTGTGAATACGAGAAGACCTGTGCCCTATTGGTCCAGCTCTTTGACCAATCAGCACAGACCTACCAGGAACTACTGCAGTCTACCAACTCTAGTACCATCGACATCACTGTCCAGGAGG GAAGGTTAACATGGTTGGTGTATATAATCGGGGCGGTCATTGGAGGAAGAGTGTCCTTCGCCTCCACAGATGAACAAGATGCCATGGACGGAGAACTAGTCTGCCG GGTGCTCCAGCTGATGAACCTAACAGACTCACGGCTGGCCCAGGCGGGTAACGAGCGGTTGGAGTTGGCCATGCTCAGCTTCTTCGAACAGTTCAGGAAAATCTACATCGGAGACCAGGTGCAAAAGTCCTCCAAG CTGTACCGGCGGCTGTCAGAGGTTCTGGGGCTAAATGACGAGACCATGGTACTGAGCGTCTTCATCGGAAAAAT CATCACCAATCTGAAGTACTGGGGCCAGTGTGAACCGATCACCTCCAAGACACTTCAGTTACTCAACGACCTTTCCATAGGATA cagcAGTGTGAGGAAGTTGGTGAAACTCAGCGCTGTTCAGTTCATGCTGAACAACCACACA AGCGAGCACTTCTCCTTCCTGGGTGTGAACAACCAATCAAACCTCAGCGACATGAGATGCCGCACCACATTCTACACCGCGCTGGGACGTCTGCTGATGGTCGACctag gtgaggatGAGGACCAGTTTGAACAGTTCATGCTGCCCCTGACGGCAGCGTTTGAAGCGGTTGCTCAGATGTTCAGCACCAACACGTTCAACGAGCAGGAGGCCAAGAGGACGTTGGTGGGGCTGGTCAGAGACCTGAGAGGTATCGCCTTTGCCTTCAACGCCAAGACCAGCTTCATGATGCTCTTCGACTGGAT CTACCCAGCCTACATGCCCATTCTGCAGAGAGCAATAGAACTCTGGTACCACGTACCAGCATGCACCACTCCTGTCCTAAAGCTCATGGCTGAGCTCGTCCACAACAg GTCACAGAGGTTACAGTTTGACGTGTCGTCGCCCAACGGAATCCTGCTGTTCAGAGAAACCAGCAAGATGATCACCACCTATG gtAATCGTATCCTGACCATCGGAGAGGTGCCTAAGGACCAGGTGTACAGTGTGAAGCTGAAGGGTGTCAGTGTGTGCTTCTCTATGCTGAAGGCTGTGCTTTCTGGGAACTACGTCAATTTCGGGGTGTTCCGTCTCTATGGAGATGACGCACTGGACAACGCACTACAAACCTTCATCAAACTGCTGCTGTCCATACCACACAGCGACCTGCTG gACTATCCCAAGTTGAGCCAGTCGTTCTACAGTCTGTTGGAGGTGTTGACTCAGGATCACATGAACTTCATTGCTTCTCTAGAGCCGCATGTCGTCATGTACATACTGTCATCTATCTCCGAGGGACTCACTGCActgg ataCCATGGTGTGTACTGGGTGTTGTTCCAGTCTGGACCACATCGTCACCTACCTGTTCAAACAG CTGTCTCGCTCCACTAAGAAACGACCTGCAGCTATGGCAACAGATGACCGCTTCCTACACATCATGCAGCAACACCCAGAGATGATCCaacag
- the LOC115126130 gene encoding exportin-7-like isoform X4, producing MLTECENLRACTLLGGVREEHEWSKMADHVQSLAQLEILCKQLYETTETGVRLQAEKALVEFTNSPDCLSKCQLLLERGSSSYSQLLAATCLSKLVSRTSNPLPLEHRIDIRNYVLNYLATRPKLAEFVTQALIQLYSRITKLGWFDCQKDDYVFRNVIADVTRFLQQDSVEHCIIGVTILSQLTNEINQADTSHPLTKHRKIASSFRDSSLFDIFTLSCNLLKQASGKNLNLNDESQHGLLMQLLKLSHNCLNYDFIGTSTDESSDDLCTVQIPTSWRSAFLDSSTLQLFFDLYHSIPPSLSPLVLSCLVQIASVRRSLFNNAERAKFLSHLVDGVKRILENPQSLSDPNNYHEFCRLLARLKSNYQLGELVKVENYPEVIRLIANFTVTSLQHWEFAPNSVHYLLSLWQRLAASVPYVKATEPHLLETYTPEVTKAYITSRLESVCIILRDGLEDPLDDAGLVQQQLDQLSTIGRCEYEKTCALLVQLFDQSAQTYQELLQSTNSSTIDITVQEGRLTWLVYIIGAVIGGRVSFASTDEQDAMDGELVCRVLQLMNLTDSRLAQAGNERLELAMLSFFEQFRKIYIGDQVQKSSKLYRRLSEVLGLNDETMVLSVFIGKIITNLKYWGQCEPITSKTLQLLNDLSIGYSSVRKLVKLSAVQFMLNNHTSEHFSFLGVNNQSNLSDMRCRTTFYTALGRLLMVDLGEDEDQFEQFMLPLTAAFEAVAQMFSTNTFNEQEAKRTLVGLVRDLRGIAFAFNAKTSFMMLFDWIYPAYMPILQRAIELWYHVPACTTPVLKLMAELVHNRSQRLQFDVSSPNGILLFRETSKMITTYGNRILTIGEVPKDQVYSVKLKGVSVCFSMLKAVLSGNYVNFGVFRLYGDDALDNALQTFIKLLLSIPHSDLLDYPKLSQSFYSLLEVLTQDHMNFIASLEPHVVMYILSSISEGLTALDERGAFRCLEIAPNDEQDL from the exons ATGCTTACTGAATGTGAAAATCTGCGCGCATGCACTTTgttagggggagtgagagaggagcaTGAATGGAGCAAAATGGCGGATCATGTGCAG AGCCTAGCCCAGTTAGAGATCCTATGTAAGCAGCTGTACGAGACAACAGAGACGGGGGTGAGGCTGCAGGCAGAGAAAGCCCTGGTGGAGTTCACTAACAGCCCCGACTGTCTCAGCAAGTGTCAGCTACTACTGGAGAGAGGCAGC tcttcctACTCTCAACTCCTTGCAGctacctgtctgtctaaactGGTATCGCGTACAAGCAACCCTCTTCCTTTGGAGCATCGCATTGACATCC ggaacTATGTGCTAAACTATCTGGCGACGCGGCCGAAGTTGGCCGAGTTTGTTACCCAGGCTCTGATCCAGCTGTACTCCAG GATCACCAAGCTTGGCTGGTTCGACTGTCAGAAAGACGACTATGTCTTCAGAAACGTCATCGCGGACGTCACACGCTTCCTACAG caggaCAGTGTAGAACACTGCATCATAGGCGTCACCATCCTATCCCAACTGACCAATGAGATCAACCAg GCAGACACCAGCCACCCACTGACCAAACACAGGAAGATTGCGTCGTCGTTCAGAGACTCGTCCCTCTTCGACATATTCACCCTGTCCTGCAATCTCCTCAAACAG gcgtcgGGTAAGAACCTGAACCTGAATGATGAGAGTCAGCATGGTCTGCTGATGCAGCTGCTGAAGCTCAGCCACAACTGTCTGAACTATGACTTCATCGGAACATCCACAGACGAGTCCTCTGATGACCTCTGCACTGTTCAGATCCCCACCTCCTGGAGATCAG cGTTTTTggattcctccactctccagctCTTTTTTGATTTGTAtcattccatccctccctccctctccccgttG gtgttgtCGTGTCTAGTCCAGATAGCGTCGGTGCGGAGGTCTCTGTTCAACAACGCAGAGCGAGCCAAGTTCCTCTCTCACCTGGTGGACGGAGTCAAGAGGATACTAGAGAACCCGCAG AGCCTGTCAGACCCTAACAACTACCATGAGTTTTGTCGTCTGTTGGCGCGGCTGAAGAGTAACTACCAGCTAGGAGAGCTGGTCAAAGTAGAAAACTACCCAGAAGTCATCAGGCTTATAGCCAACTTTACTGTCACCAGTTtacag cactgGGAGTTTGCCCCTAACTCTGTCCACTACCTGTTGAGCCTGTGGCAGCGCCTGGCAGCGTCTGTCCCTTACGTTAAAGCCACCGAGCCTCACCTGCTAGAGACATACACACCTGAAGTCACCAAGGCCTACATCACCTCCCGCCTCGAGTCTGTCTGCATCATCCTCAG ggatggGCTTGAGGACCCTCTAGATGACGCAGGTTTAGTCCAGCAGCAGTTAGACCAGCTCTCCACCATCGGTCGCTGTGAATACGAGAAGACCTGTGCCCTATTGGTCCAGCTCTTTGACCAATCAGCACAGACCTACCAGGAACTACTGCAGTCTACCAACTCTAGTACCATCGACATCACTGTCCAGGAGG GAAGGTTAACATGGTTGGTGTATATAATCGGGGCGGTCATTGGAGGAAGAGTGTCCTTCGCCTCCACAGATGAACAAGATGCCATGGACGGAGAACTAGTCTGCCG GGTGCTCCAGCTGATGAACCTAACAGACTCACGGCTGGCCCAGGCGGGTAACGAGCGGTTGGAGTTGGCCATGCTCAGCTTCTTCGAACAGTTCAGGAAAATCTACATCGGAGACCAGGTGCAAAAGTCCTCCAAG CTGTACCGGCGGCTGTCAGAGGTTCTGGGGCTAAATGACGAGACCATGGTACTGAGCGTCTTCATCGGAAAAAT CATCACCAATCTGAAGTACTGGGGCCAGTGTGAACCGATCACCTCCAAGACACTTCAGTTACTCAACGACCTTTCCATAGGATA cagcAGTGTGAGGAAGTTGGTGAAACTCAGCGCTGTTCAGTTCATGCTGAACAACCACACA AGCGAGCACTTCTCCTTCCTGGGTGTGAACAACCAATCAAACCTCAGCGACATGAGATGCCGCACCACATTCTACACCGCGCTGGGACGTCTGCTGATGGTCGACctag gtgaggatGAGGACCAGTTTGAACAGTTCATGCTGCCCCTGACGGCAGCGTTTGAAGCGGTTGCTCAGATGTTCAGCACCAACACGTTCAACGAGCAGGAGGCCAAGAGGACGTTGGTGGGGCTGGTCAGAGACCTGAGAGGTATCGCCTTTGCCTTCAACGCCAAGACCAGCTTCATGATGCTCTTCGACTGGAT CTACCCAGCCTACATGCCCATTCTGCAGAGAGCAATAGAACTCTGGTACCACGTACCAGCATGCACCACTCCTGTCCTAAAGCTCATGGCTGAGCTCGTCCACAACAg GTCACAGAGGTTACAGTTTGACGTGTCGTCGCCCAACGGAATCCTGCTGTTCAGAGAAACCAGCAAGATGATCACCACCTATG gtAATCGTATCCTGACCATCGGAGAGGTGCCTAAGGACCAGGTGTACAGTGTGAAGCTGAAGGGTGTCAGTGTGTGCTTCTCTATGCTGAAGGCTGTGCTTTCTGGGAACTACGTCAATTTCGGGGTGTTCCGTCTCTATGGAGATGACGCACTGGACAACGCACTACAAACCTTCATCAAACTGCTGCTGTCCATACCACACAGCGACCTGCTG gACTATCCCAAGTTGAGCCAGTCGTTCTACAGTCTGTTGGAGGTGTTGACTCAGGATCACATGAACTTCATTGCTTCTCTAGAGCCGCATGTCGTCATGTACATACTGTCATCTATCTCCGAGGGACTCACTGCActgg atgaacgtggtgccttcaggtgtttggaaattgctcccaatgatgaacaagacttgtga